The following proteins are encoded in a genomic region of Alphaproteobacteria bacterium:
- the fusA gene encoding elongation factor G: protein MPRTTPIEDYRNFGIMAHIDAGKTTTTERILYYTGKSYKIGEVHEGTATMDWMEQEQERGITITSAATTCFWKVGEKPYRFNIIDTPGHVDFTIEVERSLRVLDGAIAVYDSVAGVEPQSETVWRQADKYGVPRICFINKMDRIGANFYRTVAMIKDRLGAVPLVIQLPIGTESEHKGLVDLIKMKAIVWEDESLGAKFREVEIPADLVDKAKEYRQQMIETAVEMDDAAMEQYLGGEEPAVEVLKACIRKGTLARKFFPVLCGASFKNKGVQPMLDAVVDYLPSPVDIGNVKGFKVDSTEPDEREPKDDAPFSGLAFKIMNDPFVGTLTFVRIYSGTLSSGSYAQNTVKEDRERIGRILLMHANNREEAKEAFAGDIVALASLKNTKTGDTLCDTAHPIILERMEFPMPVIEIAVEPKTKADQEKMGVALQRLADEDPSFRVSVDHETGQTILKGMGELHLEILVDRMKREFKVEANVGKPQVAYRETITKKTSIDYTHKKQSGGSGQFARINLEIEPLPPGSGYVFESKVVGGSVPREYIPGVEKGLDSIKETGVYAGFPCIDFKVTLTDGAYHDVDSSTMAFEIAARAAFREGMPKAGPILLEPMMKVEVVTPEDFMGDVIGDLNSRRGQVTGMDQRGNARVVEAMVPLAEMFSYVNNLRSMTQGRASYSMQFDHYEPVPTQVAQEVKLKLAG from the coding sequence ATGCCTCGTACGACTCCTATCGAAGATTATCGCAATTTCGGCATCATGGCGCATATCGACGCCGGGAAAACCACGACCACCGAGCGGATTCTGTACTATACCGGCAAGTCCTATAAAATCGGCGAAGTGCATGAAGGCACCGCGACGATGGACTGGATGGAGCAGGAGCAAGAGCGCGGCATCACGATCACGTCCGCCGCGACGACCTGCTTCTGGAAAGTCGGCGAGAAGCCTTACCGCTTCAACATCATCGACACGCCCGGCCACGTCGATTTCACGATTGAAGTCGAGCGCTCGCTGCGCGTTCTCGACGGCGCCATCGCCGTCTATGACAGTGTCGCCGGCGTTGAGCCGCAATCCGAAACCGTGTGGCGCCAGGCCGACAAGTATGGCGTGCCGCGCATTTGCTTCATCAACAAAATGGACCGCATCGGCGCGAACTTCTACCGCACCGTGGCGATGATCAAGGACCGCCTCGGCGCGGTGCCCCTGGTGATTCAGCTGCCGATCGGCACCGAATCCGAGCATAAGGGCCTCGTCGATCTCATCAAGATGAAGGCGATCGTCTGGGAAGACGAATCCCTCGGCGCGAAATTCCGCGAAGTGGAAATCCCCGCCGATCTGGTCGACAAGGCCAAGGAATACCGCCAGCAGATGATCGAAACCGCCGTCGAAATGGACGACGCGGCGATGGAGCAATATCTCGGCGGCGAAGAGCCTGCGGTCGAAGTGCTGAAAGCATGCATTCGCAAAGGCACGCTGGCGCGGAAGTTCTTCCCCGTTCTGTGCGGCGCATCTTTCAAGAACAAGGGCGTGCAGCCGATGCTGGACGCCGTGGTCGATTACCTGCCTTCTCCTGTCGATATCGGCAACGTCAAGGGCTTCAAGGTCGACAGCACCGAGCCTGACGAGCGCGAGCCGAAAGACGACGCTCCGTTTTCGGGCCTCGCTTTCAAGATCATGAACGATCCTTTCGTCGGCACGCTGACCTTCGTGCGGATTTATTCCGGCACATTGTCGTCGGGCAGCTATGCGCAGAACACGGTCAAGGAAGACCGCGAGCGCATCGGCCGTATCCTGCTGATGCATGCCAACAACCGCGAAGAAGCGAAGGAAGCTTTTGCGGGCGACATCGTCGCTTTGGCGTCGCTGAAGAATACCAAGACCGGCGACACGCTTTGCGACACCGCTCACCCGATCATCCTCGAACGCATGGAATTCCCCATGCCGGTCATCGAGATCGCGGTCGAGCCGAAGACCAAGGCCGACCAGGAAAAGATGGGTGTTGCCTTACAGCGCCTCGCCGACGAAGACCCTTCGTTCCGCGTGTCGGTGGATCACGAAACCGGCCAGACCATCCTCAAGGGCATGGGCGAATTGCATCTCGAAATCCTCGTCGATCGCATGAAGCGCGAATTCAAGGTCGAGGCCAATGTCGGCAAGCCCCAGGTCGCCTATCGCGAGACGATCACCAAGAAGACCAGCATCGATTATACGCACAAGAAGCAGTCGGGCGGTTCGGGCCAGTTCGCGCGCATCAATCTCGAAATCGAGCCGCTGCCGCCGGGTTCCGGTTATGTGTTCGAATCGAAAGTTGTCGGCGGCTCGGTGCCGAGGGAATATATTCCCGGCGTTGAAAAGGGCCTGGATAGCATAAAGGAAACAGGGGTTTACGCCGGTTTCCCGTGCATCGACTTTAAGGTGACTTTGACTGATGGCGCTTATCACGATGTCGATTCGTCGACGATGGCGTTTGAAATCGCGGCGCGCGCGGCTTTCCGCGAAGGCATGCCGAAAGCCGGGCCGATTTTGCTCGAGCCCATGATGAAAGTCGAGGTCGTGACCCCTGAAGATTTCATGGGCGACGTCATCGGCGACTTGAACAGCCGCCGCGGTCAGGTAACCGGCATGGATCAGCGCGGTAACGCGCGCGTGGTCGAAGCCATGGTGCCGCTCGCGGAGATGTTCAGCTACGTGAACAATCTGCGTTCGATGACCCAGGGCCGCGCGTCCTACTCGATGCAGTTCGATCACTATGAGCCGGTGCCGACCCAGGTGGCGCAGGAAGTCAAACTGAAGTTGGCTGGCTAA
- the rpsG gene encoding 30S ribosomal protein S7 has translation MSRRHRADKRTVLPDPKFGEIAVSKFMNCLMEEGKKSVAEGIVYGAFDIIRAKAKKDPLDIFKEALHKVRPHLEVRSRRVGGATYQVPTDVRPERGMALAMRWIIEAMHKRAEKTSSEKLAGELMAAANDNGAAVKKKEDTHRMAEANKAFAHYRW, from the coding sequence ATGTCTCGTCGCCATCGCGCAGATAAACGCACGGTTTTACCCGATCCTAAATTCGGGGAAATCGCCGTGTCGAAATTCATGAATTGCCTCATGGAAGAGGGCAAGAAGTCGGTCGCCGAAGGCATCGTCTATGGCGCATTCGACATCATCCGCGCCAAGGCCAAAAAAGACCCGCTCGATATCTTCAAGGAAGCGCTGCATAAAGTGCGGCCGCATCTTGAAGTGCGCTCCCGCCGCGTCGGCGGCGCGACCTATCAGGTGCCGACCGATGTGCGCCCCGAGCGCGGCATGGCGCTGGCCATGCGCTGGATCATCGAGGCGATGCACAAGCGCGCCGAAAAGACTTCGTCGGAGAAGCTGGCCGGAGAATTGATGGCCGCCGCCAACGACAACGGCGCCGCCGTCAAGAAGAAGGAAGACACGCATCGCATGGCGGAGGCCAATAAGGCTTTCGCTCATTATCGCTGGTAA
- the rpsL gene encoding 30S ribosomal protein S12, which translates to MATINQLVRKGRKVPKYRDKVPALKECPQKRGVCTRVYTTTPKKPNSALRKVARVRLTNGFEVISYIPGEGHNLQEHSAVMIRGGRVKDLPGVRYHIIRGTLDTQGVKNRKQRRSKYGAKRPK; encoded by the coding sequence ATGGCAACGATTAACCAGTTGGTTCGCAAGGGACGCAAAGTTCCGAAGTACCGGGACAAGGTTCCGGCGCTGAAGGAATGCCCGCAAAAGCGCGGCGTCTGCACGCGCGTCTATACGACGACCCCGAAAAAGCCGAACTCGGCGCTGCGCAAGGTTGCGCGCGTTCGCCTGACGAACGGCTTCGAGGTCATCAGCTACATTCCCGGCGAAGGCCACAATCTTCAAGAGCATTCCGCGGTCATGATCCGCGGCGGCCGCGTGAAGGATTTGCCCGGCGTCCGTTATCACATCATTCGCGGCACGCTGGATACCCAGGGTGTCAAAAACCGCAAGCAGCGCCGGTCGAAATACGGCGCCAAGCGTCCGAAATAG
- a CDS encoding YqgE/AlgH family protein → MKFLQKPIWLFVLGTFFTLLGIAAERYGNRPEREVVLIANAQLLPPFDQSLVLVKHGWLGARGVILNKPLSGNQKSQLPGIFANGDIEVSYGGPVEFPEKIYVLKWVKAEQAGETDHFVIGEWETVLKQDSALPDKIRQDQKNGALIYRVFAGCAGWGIQQLEGELAGYGWFTAAPTHDLIFQKGNGVDWDTLYQQQPYKPLPGQKA, encoded by the coding sequence ATGAAATTTCTTCAAAAACCCATCTGGCTTTTCGTGCTGGGCACGTTTTTTACGTTGCTTGGCATTGCCGCCGAACGCTATGGAAATCGCCCGGAAAGAGAGGTGGTTCTTATAGCCAACGCACAGCTTCTGCCGCCATTCGATCAGAGCCTGGTGCTGGTCAAGCACGGATGGCTCGGCGCAAGGGGCGTTATCCTGAACAAACCCCTTTCCGGCAACCAGAAATCGCAACTTCCCGGCATATTCGCGAACGGCGATATTGAGGTTTCTTACGGCGGCCCGGTCGAGTTTCCCGAAAAAATCTATGTGCTCAAATGGGTAAAAGCGGAACAGGCGGGAGAGACCGATCACTTCGTCATAGGGGAATGGGAAACGGTATTAAAACAAGATTCCGCCCTTCCCGATAAAATTCGTCAGGACCAAAAGAACGGCGCTCTTATATACCGCGTATTCGCCGGTTGCGCAGGATGGGGCATTCAGCAGTTGGAGGGAGAACTCGCCGGTTACGGCTGGTTTACCGCCGCGCCCACCCATGATTTGATTTTTCAAAAAGGCAACGGCGTCGATTGGGATACGCTTTATCAGCAGCAGCCCTATAAGCCGCTTCCGGGGCAGAAGGCCTAA
- a CDS encoding ABC transporter transmembrane domain-containing protein, protein MPFSILNPSPPRILPRVVASELPARLWPMLWLFIKPRWLWVLAASIPPMLNRALFVSGSYAAKLIADAALAAEAAHQDIWTQVFPFLLLFIGLMTGVFVVQGIGWAITYRTRFPLLADMRQTVFSFVQRHSAIYFDNNLSGKIAYKTAVLPEQMIWLLEWWWFQLMPALGIFLTAALYLTTVSAVFGLPMLGWLAMYFGVCMMSGRLCAKRAGEHNEAKTQLTGRVVDIIINIKNVIFFAAHEREDATVNRNVTATLAAQRRLFLNVIFLMRSAQHIMTLLMWTGLYTGLVYAWSRHIITPGDFVMMSTLGTMIAARSQELGDTLPDLFRLSRLGRGEHRNAGRAARDHR, encoded by the coding sequence ATGCCTTTCTCGATTCTAAACCCCTCCCCGCCCAGGATTCTGCCGCGCGTCGTCGCGAGCGAATTGCCCGCCCGGCTATGGCCGATGCTTTGGCTGTTCATCAAGCCTCGCTGGCTCTGGGTGCTGGCCGCCAGCATTCCGCCCATGCTCAACCGCGCGCTGTTCGTATCCGGCAGCTATGCGGCGAAACTTATAGCCGACGCCGCGCTGGCGGCGGAAGCGGCGCATCAGGACATCTGGACGCAGGTTTTTCCTTTCCTGCTGCTCTTCATCGGCCTGATGACCGGGGTATTCGTCGTGCAAGGCATCGGCTGGGCGATTACCTACCGCACACGCTTTCCGCTGCTGGCCGATATGCGGCAAACGGTCTTCTCCTTCGTGCAGCGGCACTCGGCGATCTATTTCGATAATAACCTTTCCGGAAAGATTGCCTATAAGACCGCCGTCCTTCCGGAACAGATGATATGGCTTCTTGAATGGTGGTGGTTCCAGTTGATGCCCGCGCTGGGAATATTCCTGACCGCCGCCCTGTACCTGACCACCGTGAGCGCCGTTTTCGGCCTGCCCATGCTGGGCTGGCTGGCGATGTATTTCGGCGTCTGCATGATGTCGGGGCGGCTCTGCGCCAAACGCGCGGGCGAGCATAACGAGGCCAAGACCCAACTGACCGGGCGCGTCGTCGATATCATCATCAACATCAAGAACGTGATCTTCTTCGCCGCGCATGAACGCGAGGACGCGACGGTGAATCGCAACGTAACCGCGACGCTGGCCGCGCAGCGGCGGCTGTTCCTGAACGTCATTTTCCTCATGCGCTCCGCGCAGCATATCATGACGCTGCTGATGTGGACGGGGCTCTATACCGGCCTGGTCTATGCCTGGTCGCGGCATATCATCACGCCGGGCGATTTCGTGATGATGTCCACGCTGGGCACGATGATCGCCGCGCGCTCGCAGGAACTCGGCGACACGCTGCCCGATCTTTTTCGATTATCTCGGCTCGGCCGAGGAGAGCATCGAAACGCTGGTCGTGCCGCGCGCGATCATCGATGA
- a CDS encoding ATP-binding cassette domain-containing protein: protein MPRAIIDEPDAGKLLVPRGEIHFAGVDFAYDGKQSVIRNLDLTIAPGQRVGLIGQSGAGKSTLVSLLLRLHDIQHGSIAIDGQDLRRVTQDSLHSAIGVIPQDTVLFHRNLMDNIRYGRQNATDAEVVEAARQAHADDFIQLLPKGYDTLVGERGVKLSGGQRQRIAIARALLKNAPILILDEATSALDSESEAAIQAAMRLAMKDRTVIAIAHRLSTIYHLDRLIVLDGGTVVEDGSHTELLAKNGLYASLWRKQSGGFLPGNGKIVDELEQETPAPVMDKARATLDGEAAREE from the coding sequence GTGCCGCGCGCGATCATCGATGAACCCGATGCCGGAAAATTGCTGGTGCCACGCGGCGAAATCCACTTCGCCGGAGTCGATTTCGCCTATGACGGCAAGCAGAGCGTCATCCGCAATCTCGACCTGACCATCGCGCCGGGGCAGCGGGTCGGCCTGATCGGCCAGAGCGGCGCGGGGAAAAGCACGCTCGTCTCGCTGCTGCTGCGCCTGCATGACATTCAGCACGGCAGCATCGCCATCGACGGGCAGGATTTGCGGCGCGTCACGCAAGACAGCCTGCACAGCGCCATCGGCGTCATTCCGCAGGATACGGTGCTGTTCCACCGCAACCTGATGGATAATATCCGCTATGGCCGCCAGAACGCGACCGATGCCGAAGTCGTGGAAGCGGCGCGCCAGGCTCACGCGGATGACTTCATCCAACTGCTGCCGAAGGGCTATGACACGCTGGTCGGCGAGCGCGGCGTCAAACTGTCGGGCGGCCAGCGGCAGCGTATCGCCATCGCCCGCGCGCTGTTGAAAAACGCGCCGATCCTGATCCTGGACGAAGCGACTTCGGCGCTCGACAGCGAATCAGAAGCCGCGATTCAGGCCGCCATGCGTCTCGCCATGAAGGATCGCACCGTCATCGCCATCGCGCACCGGCTTAGCACGATCTATCATCTCGACCGCCTGATCGTGCTGGACGGCGGCACGGTCGTGGAAGACGGATCGCATACCGAACTGCTGGCAAAGAACGGCCTCTATGCTTCGCTCTGGCGCAAGCAGAGCGGCGGATTTTTGCCCGGCAACGGAAAAATCGTAGACGAGTTGGAGCAGGAAACCCCCGCCCCCGTTATGGATAAAGCTCGCGCGACGCTGGACGGCGAAGCAGCCAGGGAAGAATAA
- a CDS encoding patatin-like phospholipase family protein, which translates to MPSKKTKKPEPPSRRALPFGSVALLLQGGGALGAYQAGVYEALAEADLHPDWVAGISIGAINSAIIAGNSPEQRIDKLRQFWEGLTANSLGTSVGQFRDAAKNYPLFALFDQTGSAAAAAGAEASEFMFSHWPGAYTQKLHEFWERMAKKPFEHLLCEMESFVVKGDISRGVINQMSAAYTLLNGVPGFFSPRVPGPWLLPTGSLDATSYCDPSPLKSTLEQLIDFDRINAGETRLSVEAVNVRSGNYVYFDSTSEKIRVEHIMASGALPPGFPAVEIDGEYYWDGGLVSNTPLQLIMDSTPRHDTLAFQVDLWSARGGLPRNMTDVMTRQKEIQYSSRTRASTDRFKEAQKARHAFSTLYNQLPENLKKSPEAKMLHDVSDHKAYNIVHLIYRAKNYEGDSKDYEFSRLSMQDHWRAGYDDTVRALRHKEIFQRPKSSEGVAIFDFVRG; encoded by the coding sequence ATGCCCTCCAAGAAAACCAAAAAACCGGAACCTCCATCAAGGCGCGCGCTTCCTTTCGGCTCCGTGGCGCTATTGCTTCAGGGCGGCGGCGCGCTTGGGGCGTATCAGGCCGGCGTGTACGAAGCGCTGGCGGAAGCCGACCTGCACCCCGATTGGGTGGCGGGCATCTCCATCGGCGCGATCAATTCCGCCATCATCGCGGGTAACTCGCCGGAACAGCGGATCGATAAGCTGCGCCAATTCTGGGAGGGCCTGACGGCTAATTCGCTGGGCACGAGCGTCGGGCAATTCAGAGACGCCGCGAAAAACTATCCTCTTTTTGCGTTGTTCGATCAAACCGGCTCCGCCGCCGCCGCCGCTGGGGCGGAAGCGTCGGAGTTTATGTTCAGCCATTGGCCCGGCGCCTATACCCAGAAGCTGCATGAATTCTGGGAACGAATGGCCAAAAAGCCTTTCGAGCATTTGCTGTGCGAGATGGAAAGCTTCGTGGTGAAAGGGGATATTTCGCGCGGGGTCATCAATCAGATGAGCGCCGCCTATACGCTTCTTAACGGCGTGCCGGGATTTTTCTCGCCGCGAGTTCCAGGGCCGTGGCTGCTGCCGACCGGCTCGCTGGACGCGACCAGCTATTGCGATCCATCGCCGCTGAAATCCACCCTCGAGCAGCTGATCGATTTCGACCGCATCAATGCCGGAGAAACCCGCCTGAGCGTCGAGGCCGTCAATGTCAGAAGCGGCAACTACGTGTATTTCGACTCGACGTCGGAAAAGATTCGCGTCGAGCATATCATGGCGAGCGGCGCGCTGCCGCCCGGCTTTCCGGCGGTCGAGATCGACGGCGAGTATTACTGGGACGGCGGCCTGGTGTCGAATACGCCGCTGCAATTAATCATGGACAGCACGCCGCGCCACGATACGCTGGCGTTCCAGGTCGATCTGTGGAGCGCGCGGGGCGGGCTGCCGCGCAACATGACCGATGTGATGACCCGCCAGAAGGAAATCCAGTATTCGAGCCGTACCCGCGCCAGCACAGATCGCTTTAAGGAAGCGCAGAAAGCACGGCATGCTTTCTCTACTTTATACAATCAGTTGCCGGAAAATCTTAAGAAATCGCCTGAGGCAAAGATGCTGCATGATGTCTCGGATCATAAAGCGTATAACATCGTTCATTTGATCTATCGCGCCAAGAACTACGAGGGCGATTCCAAGGATTACGAATTCTCGCGGCTGTCCATGCAGGATCACTGGCGCGCCGGTTATGACGATACCGTTCGCGCGCTGCGCCACAAGGAAATCTTCCAGCGCCCCAAAAGCTCCGAAGGCGTCGCCATTTTCGATTTCGTGCGCGGATAA
- a CDS encoding response regulator, which yields MKRTMSAFDTADASSAVAHSEINPLVLLVEDNADNMLVATSLLEMLGIRHETACNGQEAFEKARGGGFDVILMDVQMPEMDGFTATRMIRDYEERHGFSRIPIVGVTAYALAGDRERCLAAGMDDYISKPFRADDLESKIILWHDAKHADAEQ from the coding sequence ATGAAAAGAACAATGAGCGCCTTCGATACGGCGGATGCGTCTTCTGCGGTTGCCCATAGCGAAATAAATCCTCTCGTGCTTCTTGTCGAAGATAACGCGGACAATATGCTGGTGGCGACGTCGCTGCTCGAGATGCTGGGCATTCGCCATGAAACGGCTTGCAATGGCCAGGAGGCATTCGAGAAGGCGAGGGGCGGCGGTTTCGATGTCATCCTTATGGATGTTCAGATGCCGGAGATGGATGGCTTCACGGCTACCCGCATGATCCGCGACTATGAAGAGCGGCATGGCTTCAGCCGCATTCCTATCGTCGGCGTCACGGCCTACGCGCTGGCCGGAGACAGAGAGCGCTGCCTCGCAGCGGGAATGGACGATTATATTTCAAAGCCGTTCCGGGCGGACGATCTGGAATCCAAGATCATCCTTTGGCACGACGCCAAGCACGCCGATGCGGAGCAATAA
- a CDS encoding SDR family oxidoreductase: MLCICRIVSRPSAYKQQKDKSMFNLNGMKGLIVGLAAIEDVGAMAAFLASPSARHITGQVIYVDSGFNIRG, from the coding sequence ATATTATGCATATGCCGAATCGTCTCTCGCCCCTCAGCATATAAGCAACAGAAGGACAAAAGTATGTTTAATCTGAACGGCATGAAGGGATTGATTGTCGGCTTGGCCGCGATAGAGGATGTCGGCGCTATGGCGGCTTTCCTCGCTTCTCCCAGCGCCCGGCATATCACCGGCCAGGTGATTTATGTCGATAGCGGATTCAATATCAGGGGATAA
- a CDS encoding potassium channel family protein, with product MELAEIIGWIIATSLVAITVLIHYEIMLITSDKILPWGIKRFHDRRVMLMTITMLMIAHIIEIWVFAFVVYFMYLTPKLGYLSGEFDGSLSACVYFSAVSYTSLGYGEIIPRGAIRNIAVSEALIGLLMIAWSASFTYIKMEQTWNERRKKIRHPSAE from the coding sequence ATGGAGCTAGCCGAAATTATTGGTTGGATTATCGCCACTTCGCTCGTCGCCATTACGGTTCTCATTCATTATGAGATCATGTTGATCACCTCCGACAAAATCCTTCCATGGGGGATCAAGCGGTTTCACGATCGCCGCGTCATGCTGATGACGATCACCATGCTGATGATAGCGCATATCATCGAAATATGGGTTTTCGCGTTCGTTGTCTATTTCATGTATCTGACGCCCAAGCTCGGCTATTTGTCCGGCGAATTCGACGGCAGCCTGAGCGCCTGCGTATATTTCTCCGCCGTCAGCTACACATCGCTGGGCTACGGCGAAATAATCCCGCGCGGCGCTATCCGCAATATAGCCGTATCCGAAGCGCTGATCGGACTTTTGATGATCGCCTGGTCTGCTTCCTTTACTTATATTAAAATGGAACAGACCTGGAACGAACGCAGAAAAAAAATCAGACATCCTTCTGCTGAATAA
- a CDS encoding CBS domain-containing protein, with amino-acid sequence MQTKQQNPNPAKAQTQSQGQGRPPQVKDLMTRNPVFISSNATVQDAARKMENVDCGILPVGTPEKIEGVITDRDIVIRVIALGKDANTEKVRDYMTPGVVSCREDDTVDRAADMMRENNVNRLIVKNQTGKPSGILSFGRLLREEVNMSEIASVIERAVGPKAA; translated from the coding sequence ATGCAAACGAAACAGCAGAACCCAAATCCAGCCAAAGCCCAAACTCAGAGCCAGGGACAGGGCCGTCCGCCGCAGGTGAAAGACCTGATGACCAGGAATCCCGTCTTCATTTCTTCCAACGCCACCGTGCAAGACGCGGCGCGAAAAATGGAAAACGTCGATTGCGGCATTCTGCCGGTCGGCACGCCGGAGAAAATCGAAGGCGTGATTACCGACCGTGATATCGTGATCCGCGTCATAGCCTTAGGCAAGGATGCGAACACCGAGAAAGTGCGGGATTACATGACGCCCGGCGTCGTCTCCTGCCGCGAAGACGACACGGTCGATAGAGCCGCCGACATGATGCGCGAGAATAACGTCAACCGGCTCATCGTCAAAAATCAGACCGGCAAACCCTCAGGCATTCTCAGTTTTGGCCGCCTCCTCCGCGAAGAGGTCAATATGAGCGAAATAGCGAGCGTCATCGAGCGCGCCGTTGGCCCGAAAGCGGCTTGA
- a CDS encoding SRPBCC family protein, with translation MLLYIVGILAVVAAALAIAIALQPNEFRVTRSASMTAPPEKIFAQVNDFYKWAAWSPWVKLDPNAKMSFDGPPAGAGAITRWDGNRQVGAGSMTILESRPAELVKLRLDFLKPMQGTSIAEFTFKPEGAETVVSWSMHGKNNFVAKAMGLIFNCDKMVGGQFDQGLANLKAVVEAGRE, from the coding sequence ATGCTGCTTTATATCGTCGGAATCCTGGCCGTCGTCGCCGCCGCTCTTGCTATCGCGATTGCCTTGCAACCCAATGAATTCAGGGTCACGCGCTCGGCGTCCATGACGGCCCCGCCGGAAAAGATTTTCGCTCAAGTGAATGATTTTTATAAATGGGCGGCTTGGTCGCCATGGGTCAAGCTCGACCCAAACGCCAAAATGTCCTTTGACGGCCCTCCGGCGGGAGCCGGCGCGATTACGCGCTGGGACGGCAATCGTCAAGTCGGCGCAGGCAGCATGACGATCCTCGAGAGCCGTCCGGCCGAACTGGTCAAACTGCGGCTTGATTTCCTGAAGCCGATGCAGGGCACGAGCATCGCGGAATTCACCTTCAAGCCTGAAGGCGCCGAGACCGTCGTGTCATGGAGCATGCATGGCAAAAACAATTTCGTCGCCAAAGCGATGGGGCTTATCTTCAACTGCGATAAAATGGTCGGCGGCCAGTTCGATCAGGGCCTGGCGAATTTGAAGGCGGTAGTGGAAGCGGGCCGGGAGTAA
- the msrB gene encoding peptide-methionine (R)-S-oxide reductase MsrB: protein MSDPTKNLTPMQSYVTQQNGTEPPFNNAYWNNHEDGIYVDVVSGEPLFSSTDKYDSGTGWPSFTKPIDQSKVLQQSTPADSRMEVRSSADSHLGHVFDDGPADKGGKRFCINSAALRFVPKNRLEAEGYGKYLTLFEKK from the coding sequence ATGTCCGACCCGACCAAAAACCTTACGCCGATGCAAAGCTATGTGACGCAGCAAAACGGCACCGAACCGCCCTTTAACAACGCCTATTGGAACAACCACGAGGACGGCATTTATGTCGATGTCGTGTCGGGAGAGCCACTGTTCTCGTCCACCGACAAATATGATTCCGGCACCGGCTGGCCGAGTTTCACCAAGCCCATCGATCAATCCAAGGTGCTGCAGCAAAGCACGCCTGCGGACAGCCGCATGGAGGTGCGCTCATCCGCCGATTCGCATCTGGGTCATGTCTTCGACGACGGCCCGGCCGACAAAGGCGGCAAACGCTTTTGCATCAATTCCGCGGCGCTGCGCTTTGTCCCGAAAAACCGGCTGGAAGCGGAAGGATATGGAAAATATCTGACGCTGTTCGAGAAAAAATAA
- a CDS encoding I78 family peptidase inhibitor — translation MSMPVLKILAAAVFSLVLLAAPGGSALAQDNSEVLAPPQPLPVQDYPDASALEPPMGNSASGYPDVPPQPYPPSQQPYPTELQPVPPQPYPAQQPSYPAASRQPPAPPYPTAPPSNMAAQQPYPPPQQQQPYYPDQQPYAGDLPPCDFSQWVGASAGFAEREAHATGRPYRIIGPGVPVTQDYSPARINIELDDRGVVVRISCG, via the coding sequence ATGAGCATGCCTGTCTTGAAAATTCTGGCCGCGGCCGTTTTTTCGCTCGTACTGCTGGCCGCGCCGGGCGGTTCAGCCTTGGCGCAAGACAATTCGGAAGTCTTGGCGCCGCCGCAGCCTCTCCCGGTGCAGGACTATCCGGATGCCTCAGCTTTGGAGCCGCCGATGGGGAATAGCGCTTCAGGCTATCCCGATGTGCCGCCGCAGCCCTATCCGCCATCGCAGCAGCCATATCCCACCGAGCTACAGCCGGTGCCGCCCCAGCCTTATCCGGCGCAGCAACCGTCCTATCCCGCGGCATCACGGCAGCCGCCTGCGCCGCCTTATCCCACCGCGCCGCCATCGAATATGGCCGCGCAGCAGCCGTATCCGCCTCCGCAACAGCAGCAGCCTTACTATCCGGATCAGCAGCCCTACGCGGGAGACCTTCCGCCATGCGATTTCAGCCAATGGGTAGGCGCAAGCGCGGGTTTTGCGGAAAGAGAAGCGCATGCAACGGGACGGCCCTATCGCATCATCGGGCCTGGCGTGCCGGTCACGCAGGATTATTCTCCGGCGCGGATCAATATCGAGCTTGACGACAGGGGCGTTGTCGTAAGGATTTCCTGCGGCTGA